A single region of the Gossypium arboreum isolate Shixiya-1 chromosome 12, ASM2569848v2, whole genome shotgun sequence genome encodes:
- the LOC108477426 gene encoding RING-H2 finger protein ATL54-like — MGFQHRKLMADSINETSTNDCSVCYQFCVTSCFEICPALCPPYVPPYVDIYPPPSPFSDSGSHSNKPNKFLIITSTILAAAFLVLCCFAYYVWCYRRRSNGRSRSSEVETDETRDEFLDENHGPIVDHPIWYINTVGLQPSIIRSIAVCKYKRGEGLVEGTDCAVCLTEFEEDESLRLLPKCNHAFHVPCIDTWLRSHTTCPMCRAPIVSNPGNRGPSSSGVNNEDPGRTEETQVVIVEDDNNEGPDDGGTSEIREEEERDELAVESERNNGDSSGTEDGIQAMRRSVSLNSMAASQISEDLINGSNPEGSSNGNSDNESGKGKEPSVRIVPRRVAGNQNLLRFMCQSSIGRSLQNKPGFMRRSFSYSGKFSLPIINNKIHNTNPPLRSF, encoded by the coding sequence ATGGGTTTCCAACATAGAAAGTTGATGGCTGATTCTATAAATGAAACCTCAACAAATGATTGTTCCGTTTGTTACCAGTTCTGTGTTACATCATGTTTTGAAATATGTCCTGCTCTTTGTCCCCCTTATGTACCTCCTTATGTTGATATATACCCTCCTCCGAGCCCTTTTTCGGATTCCGGTTCTCATTCAAATAAACCCAACAAGTTTTTGATCATAACTTCAACTATCCTCGCCGCCGCTTTTCTGGTTCTCTGTTGTTTTGCTTACTATGTCTGGTGTTATAGACGACGGTCTAATGGTCGGAGCAGGTCATCGGAGGTCGAAACGGATGAAACCCGAGATGAATTCCTAGATGAAAATCATGGTCCTATCGTTGACCATCCCATCTGGTATATCAACACCGTTGGCTTGCAACCGTCCATCATCCGTTCAATCGCGGTTTGTAAGTATAAGAGAGGCGAGGGTCTTGTGGAAGGAACCGACTGCGCTGTTTGCTTGACCGAGTTCGAAGAAGACGAGAGTCTCAGGCTGTTGCCCAAATGCAACCATGCTTTTCACGTTCCTTGTATTGACACTTGGCTTAGATCGCACACCACTTGTCCTATGTGCCGAGCACCTATTGTTTCCAACCCCGGTAATAGAGGACCGTCGTCGTCCGGGGTAAATAATGAAGATCCGGGAAGAACTGAAGAAACCCAAGTTGTGATTGTGGAAGATGATAATAATGAAGGACCTGATGATGGTGGAACAAGTGAAATAAGGGAGGAGGAAGAGAGAGATGAATTGGCAGTTGAAAGTGAGAGAAACAACGGTGATAGTTCGGGAACAGAGGATGGGATTCAAGCTATGAGAAGATCAGTTTCATTGAATTCCATGGCAGCTTCTCAGATCAGCGAGGATCTTATAAATGGTAGTAATCCAGAGGGGTCGTCTAATGGCAATTCAGATAATGAAAGCGGAAAAGGGAAAGAACCGAGCGTCAGGATTGTTCCAAGGAGAGTTGCAGGGAATCAAAATTTGCTCAGATTTATGTGTCAATCTTCCATAGGTAGATCCTTGCAAAATAAGCCAGGTTTCATGAGAAGATCATTTTCTTACAGTGGGAAATTCTCGTTGCCTATAATCAACAACAAGATCCACAATACAAATCCTCCATTGAGGAGCTTTTGA
- the LOC108479776 gene encoding serine/threonine-protein kinase PEPKR2-like: METLGNKRKGSEMLPSCRRSFSPIAVVWPHLSLEDYSRQKRKRKEDEVLKVAVASVTRVVKGIATAPPCGSASLEPPNRGLKRKIGCIEAATQFGRKKKIEQDFDLGATIGSGKFGSVVLCRSKVNGEEFACKMLRKGEDLVHQEVEIMQHLSGHPGIVTLKAVYEDLKSFFLVMELCPGGRLLDQMAKERRYSEYHAAYILKELVLVIKYCHDMGVVHRDIKPENILLTATGQMKLADFGLAVRMSNGQSLTGVVGSPAYVAPEVLTGHYSEKVDIWSAGVLLHALLVSVLPFHGDTLDSVFEAIKNADLDFENGAWRSISQPARDLVARMLARDVSVRLTADEVLGHPWILFHTEATLGMAAFETKMGNHEKPASPQLTISPGVVSERSKMIPNGFLNDDSFLFLSSNSSYTRSEVQDSALVDALTVAISRVAISEPKRTRLCGPTGPIQQECSSNIKVNNNNHHLCTAF, from the exons ATGGAAACCCTTGGGAATAAGAGGAAGGGCTCGGAAATGTTGCCATCATGTCGTAGGTCCTTTTCTCCTATAGCGGTTGTTTGGCCTCACTTGTCACTGGAAGATTACTCGAGGCAGAAAAGGAAGCGTAAGGAAGATGAAGTGCTTAAAGTAGCTGTTGCCTCTGTTACGAGAGTAGTCAAAGGGATTGCCACTGCCCCACCTTGTGGGAGTGCATCTTTGGAACCACCCAATAGGGGCCTTAAGAGGAAAATTGGGTGTATTGAGGCAGCAACTCAATTTGGTCGGAAAAAGAAgattgagcaagattttgatttgGGTGCAACAATTGGGAGTGGAAAATTTGGATCGGTTGTATTGTGTCGAAGTAAGGTGAATGGCGAAGAGTTTGCATGCAAAATGTTACGCAAAGGTGAAGATCTTGTGCATCAGGAAGTGGAGATAATGCAACACCTCTCTGGTCATCCTGGTATTGTGACATTGAAGGCAGTGTATGAGGATCTGAAATCTTTCTTTCTTGTGATGGAGCTTTGCCCTGGGGGACGGCTGCTCGATCAGATGGCTAAAGAGAGGCGTTATTCAGAGTACCATGCCGCTTATATACTCAAGGAACTGGTTCTAGTCATCAAATATTGCCATGATATGGGTGTTGTTCATCGGGATATAAAGCCTGAGAATATCCTTCTCACAGCTACTGGACAGATGAAGCTCGCAGATTTTGGATTAGCTGTGAGGATGTCAAATG GTCAGAGCTTGACAGGTGTGGTAGGCAGTCCTGCTTATGTTGCCCCAGAAGTTCTAACAGGCCATTATTCGGAAAAAGTTGACATCTGGAGTGCCGGTGTCCTCCTTCATGCCCTCTTGGTTAGTGTGCTTCCATTCCATGGTGACACTTTGGATTCAGTATTTGAGGCTATTAAGAATGCTGACCTTGATTTTGAGAATGGTGCATGGAGGTCCATATCTCAACCTGCACGAGATCTGGTTGCACGTATGCTGGCAAGAGATGTTTCAGTGAGGTTAACTGCTGATGAAGTATTAG GGCATCCATGGATATTGTTCCATACTGAAGCAACATTGGGAATGGCTGCTTTTGAGACAAAAATGGGAAACCATGAAAAACCGGCTTCCCCACAACTGACCATCTCACCTGGGGTTGTGTCAGAGAGAAGCAAGATGATACCCAATGGCTTTCTCAATGATGATTCTTTCCTGTTTTTATCATCTAATAGTTCATATACAAGGTCAGAAGTGCAAGACAGCGCATTGGTTGATGCTCTAACTGTTGCGATTTCTCGCGTGGCGATATCTGAACCAAAAAGAACCAGGCTATGCGGCCCTACTGGTCCTATTCAACAAGAGTGTTCTTCTAACATTAAGGTTAACAACAACAACCACCACCTCTGTACAGCATTTTGA